A window of the Streptomyces luomodiensis genome harbors these coding sequences:
- a CDS encoding CocE/NonD family hydrolase: MRRLLTALVALLMTAALGAPALAESPGLVSRPGQYEGYAPVLYDEWVRTSQYVPTRDGTRLAVDLYRPAVDGKPVDRPFPVVWEHQLSRASRAEDGSVSLRGVTSGMADLTAYGYVVAFVDRRGNGASFGTMTGYHSRTEAADAYDITEWLAAQPWSDGEVGVFGCSNTGDAAMQAATVGAPHLKAVFAGNYSFHKYDAFQRGGIRANWGVGPNRTREEDLRNLPVDADPDGTLLRQAVEQHQANTSLRDMWRAAPYRDSYVDSVGTRPWTEYSVATYREAIERSGVPLYSYDGWDDDFRKESLVSAATLSNPHKVLIGPWQHCENQGFDIVAERHRFFDYWLKGIDNGIMDEPPVHYYTGSFDGTGQWRDTAQWPPRPSARQTRYYLADGPTGTVDSVNDGGLTRDRPRGHGGKDDYTVDYSVSCPDPVDQEQTCPQDAKGLTYTTAPLKRHTELTGHPVVSLRLSATSADGNVFAYLSDVAPDGTVRILTDGRLRLALRGTQRAPYDVLGTPWRRGDTADARPMPSGKAERVDFDMLPLSSVVPAGHRLRITITGADVRESDRTEVSPAPVYTVHREPARASSITLPVV; encoded by the coding sequence ATGAGGCGGCTGCTGACGGCCCTCGTGGCCCTGCTCATGACCGCCGCGCTCGGCGCCCCCGCCCTGGCCGAGTCGCCCGGCCTGGTGTCCCGGCCGGGGCAGTACGAGGGCTACGCCCCGGTGCTGTACGACGAATGGGTGCGCACCTCGCAGTACGTACCCACCCGCGACGGCACCCGCCTGGCCGTGGACCTCTACCGGCCCGCCGTCGACGGCAAGCCAGTGGACCGCCCGTTCCCGGTGGTCTGGGAGCACCAGCTCAGCCGGGCGTCACGGGCCGAGGACGGTTCGGTGAGCCTGCGCGGCGTCACCAGCGGCATGGCCGACCTCACCGCGTACGGCTATGTGGTGGCGTTCGTCGACCGGCGTGGCAACGGCGCCTCGTTCGGCACCATGACCGGCTACCACTCGCGCACGGAGGCCGCCGACGCCTACGACATCACCGAATGGCTGGCCGCCCAGCCCTGGAGCGACGGCGAGGTCGGTGTGTTCGGCTGCTCCAACACCGGCGATGCCGCGATGCAGGCGGCCACCGTCGGGGCGCCGCACCTCAAGGCGGTCTTCGCGGGCAACTACTCCTTCCACAAGTACGACGCCTTCCAGCGCGGCGGGATACGCGCCAACTGGGGCGTCGGCCCCAACCGCACCCGCGAGGAGGACCTGCGCAACCTCCCGGTCGACGCCGACCCCGACGGCACGCTGCTGCGCCAGGCCGTGGAGCAGCACCAGGCGAACACCTCCCTGCGGGACATGTGGCGGGCGGCGCCCTACCGCGACAGCTACGTCGACTCGGTCGGCACCCGGCCGTGGACCGAGTACAGCGTGGCCACGTACCGGGAGGCGATCGAACGCTCCGGCGTCCCCCTCTACAGCTACGACGGCTGGGACGACGACTTCCGCAAGGAGAGCCTGGTCAGCGCGGCGACCCTGAGCAACCCGCACAAGGTGCTCATCGGCCCGTGGCAGCACTGCGAGAACCAGGGGTTCGACATCGTGGCCGAGCGGCACCGGTTCTTCGACTACTGGCTCAAGGGCATCGACAACGGCATCATGGACGAGCCGCCGGTCCACTACTACACCGGCTCCTTCGACGGCACGGGCCAGTGGCGCGACACCGCGCAGTGGCCGCCCCGCCCGTCCGCGCGGCAGACCCGTTACTACCTGGCCGACGGTCCGACCGGCACCGTCGACTCGGTCAACGACGGCGGGCTCACCCGCGACCGTCCACGCGGACACGGCGGCAAGGACGACTACACCGTCGACTACTCCGTCAGCTGCCCCGACCCGGTCGATCAGGAGCAGACCTGTCCGCAGGACGCCAAGGGGCTGACCTACACCACGGCGCCCCTGAAGCGGCACACCGAACTGACCGGCCACCCGGTCGTCTCGCTCCGGTTGTCCGCCACCAGTGCGGACGGCAATGTCTTCGCCTACCTCTCGGACGTCGCCCCGGACGGCACCGTGCGCATCCTCACCGACGGCAGGCTCCGCCTGGCGCTGCGCGGCACCCAGCGGGCGCCGTACGACGTCCTCGGCACACCGTGGCGCCGAGGCGACACCGCGGACGCGCGACCGATGCCGAGCGGCAAGGCGGAGCGGGTCGACTTCGACATGCTCCCCCTGTCGTCCGTGGTCCCGGCCGGGCACCGGCTGCGGATCACGATCACCGGGGCCGATGTGCGCGAGAGCGACCGCACCGAGGTGAGTCCCGCGCCGGTGTACACCGTGCACCGCGAGCCGGCCCGAGCATCGTCGATCACCCTGCCGGTCGTGTGA
- a CDS encoding alpha/beta hydrolase family protein: MSAKRLRRAIAVCLAAVGVAALATPAAGAATGTRACPENSPTGVFCTAGELADGTPYRFVVPDRWNGIVVTELDFVDRAPDHPLTERLTARGYAVGGTTRDITGWNIAAAIDNQAAAVERFEDAVGHPRWAITAGRSMGGFVSAGAAQVHPETFDAAVPFCGGLGGAVGQWNQKLDTVFTLKSLLFPDTGLPVTGVPADTDQATRAWTSALAAAQRTPEGKARIALAAAIGQLPGWGLTADGEPTPRPDPGDADEVQEGMYRALAGGFSPYIGQAMSSRRAIETLAGGNPSWNTGVDYARQLAKADAAQRRTVRELYARAGLDLRDDLRTLARAPRISAEPAAVRYLEKGIVFDGDLRVPVLTVNPIGDQIATVAQQQSYESAARAAGKASLLRQSYLETVGHCAFTTGEQLAAITAMTHRLATGRWSDVATPESLNRRAEAAGDGPGRYVHYRPPVFNRPYTG; encoded by the coding sequence ATGTCAGCGAAACGGCTTCGCCGTGCCATCGCCGTCTGTCTGGCGGCGGTCGGCGTCGCGGCGCTCGCCACCCCGGCCGCCGGGGCCGCCACCGGCACCCGGGCGTGCCCCGAGAACTCCCCCACCGGGGTGTTCTGCACCGCCGGTGAACTGGCCGACGGCACCCCGTACCGATTCGTCGTTCCGGACCGCTGGAACGGCATCGTCGTCACCGAGCTCGACTTCGTGGACCGCGCGCCGGACCATCCGCTGACCGAGCGGCTGACCGCCCGCGGCTACGCCGTCGGCGGCACCACCCGCGACATCACGGGCTGGAACATCGCCGCCGCCATCGACAACCAGGCCGCGGCCGTCGAGCGGTTCGAGGACGCCGTCGGCCATCCCCGCTGGGCCATCACCGCGGGGCGCTCCATGGGCGGCTTCGTCTCCGCGGGCGCCGCCCAGGTGCACCCGGAGACCTTCGACGCCGCCGTCCCGTTCTGCGGCGGCCTCGGCGGAGCCGTCGGACAGTGGAACCAGAAGCTCGACACCGTCTTCACGCTCAAATCGCTCCTCTTCCCGGACACCGGGCTCCCGGTCACCGGCGTCCCCGCCGACACCGACCAGGCGACGCGGGCGTGGACCTCGGCCCTGGCGGCGGCGCAGCGGACGCCGGAAGGCAAGGCCCGTATCGCGCTGGCGGCGGCGATCGGCCAGCTTCCGGGGTGGGGCCTCACCGCGGACGGCGAGCCGACGCCGAGGCCCGATCCGGGCGACGCCGACGAGGTCCAGGAAGGGATGTACCGCGCCCTCGCGGGCGGTTTCTCTCCGTACATCGGCCAGGCGATGAGCAGCCGCCGGGCCATCGAGACGCTCGCCGGCGGCAACCCGTCCTGGAACACCGGCGTGGACTACGCGCGGCAGTTGGCGAAGGCCGACGCGGCCCAGCGGCGGACCGTCCGGGAGCTCTACGCCCGCGCCGGGCTGGACCTCCGCGACGACCTGCGGACGCTGGCCCGCGCGCCGCGGATCTCGGCCGAACCCGCGGCGGTGCGCTACCTGGAGAAGGGCATCGTGTTCGACGGCGACCTGCGCGTCCCCGTCCTCACCGTCAACCCGATCGGGGACCAGATCGCCACCGTCGCCCAGCAGCAGTCCTACGAGTCGGCGGCCAGGGCGGCGGGGAAGGCGTCCCTGCTGCGGCAGAGCTACCTCGAGACGGTGGGGCACTGCGCCTTCACCACCGGGGAGCAACTGGCCGCCATCACCGCCATGACGCACCGGCTGGCCACCGGGAGGTGGTCCGACGTGGCCACGCCCGAGAGCCTGAACCGCCGGGCGGAGGCCGCCGGGGACGGGCCTGGCCGTTACGTCCACTACCGGCCGCCGGTGTTCAACCGCCCCTACACCGGCTGA
- a CDS encoding amino acid ABC transporter ATP-binding protein — protein sequence MTGEPALRVRGIRKNFADHTALDGVDLDVAEGEVVVVIGPSGSGKSTLIRCVHQLETIDAGAIYLDDELLGYERRRGTLRPMSARRVAAQRGRMSMVFQQFQLIPHFTVLRNITEAPVRVHGRAKAEAEAEARELLRRVGLADRAHHYPRQLSGGQQQRVAIARAVAARPRVMLFDEPTSALDPELVDEVLGVMRGLAAEGMTMVVVTHEIAFAREVADRCVFMEAGRIVESGPPDAMLTSPRTARLRAFLARHRDSLASASGSQRVS from the coding sequence ATGACCGGTGAACCAGCCCTGCGTGTGCGGGGAATACGCAAAAACTTCGCCGACCACACCGCCCTCGACGGCGTGGACCTCGACGTCGCCGAGGGAGAGGTCGTCGTGGTGATCGGCCCCTCGGGGTCCGGGAAGTCGACGCTGATCCGCTGCGTGCACCAACTGGAGACCATCGACGCCGGGGCGATCTACCTGGACGACGAGCTGCTGGGGTACGAACGGCGCCGCGGCACCCTGCGGCCGATGAGCGCACGCCGGGTGGCCGCCCAGCGCGGCCGGATGAGCATGGTGTTCCAGCAGTTCCAGCTCATCCCGCACTTCACGGTGTTGCGCAACATCACCGAGGCCCCGGTCCGGGTACACGGCCGGGCGAAGGCCGAGGCCGAGGCCGAGGCGCGGGAACTGCTCCGCCGCGTCGGCCTCGCCGACCGCGCACACCACTACCCGCGCCAGCTCTCCGGCGGTCAGCAGCAGCGGGTCGCGATCGCGCGGGCCGTCGCGGCCCGGCCCCGCGTCATGCTCTTCGACGAGCCCACCAGCGCCCTGGACCCCGAACTGGTCGACGAGGTGCTCGGCGTGATGCGGGGACTGGCCGCCGAGGGCATGACCATGGTCGTGGTGACCCATGAGATCGCCTTCGCCCGCGAGGTCGCCGACCGGTGCGTCTTCATGGAGGCCGGACGCATCGTGGAGAGCGGGCCGCCCGACGCCATGCTGACCAGCCCGCGCACGGCACGCCTGCGCGCGTTCCTCGCCCGCCACCGCGACAGCCTCGCGTCCGCGTCCGGGTCGCAGCGGGTCTCGTGA
- a CDS encoding amino acid ABC transporter permease, with the protein MAADDVARAARRVRPWRWVAGLALALVALLLVRFLVTNPRFEWDVVAEYLFDPSVLSGLGTTVWLAVAATAIGAVVGALLAAAQMSDFAPARWAATLYIGVFRGIPPLVQLIFWFNLAYLLPRISIGVPFGPTFASWDANQLITPVTAAVIGLSLVESAYMAEIIRGGLLGVDPGQRDAARAMGFTPGQTFFRVVLPQAMRVIIPPGGSQFISVLKGTALVSVIAMADLLHSVQVIYNRTYQIVPLLIVACLWYMAVVTLFTVGQRSLERHFSRGHTTGGRSRRSTPTSDGASA; encoded by the coding sequence GTGGCGGCCGACGACGTCGCTCGGGCGGCCAGGCGGGTGCGGCCGTGGCGGTGGGTGGCCGGCCTCGCGCTGGCCCTCGTCGCCCTGCTGCTCGTCCGGTTCCTGGTGACCAACCCGCGTTTCGAGTGGGACGTGGTCGCGGAGTACCTCTTCGACCCCTCGGTGCTCTCCGGCCTGGGCACCACGGTGTGGCTCGCCGTCGCCGCCACCGCCATCGGCGCGGTGGTCGGAGCGCTGCTCGCGGCGGCGCAGATGTCCGACTTCGCTCCGGCCCGTTGGGCCGCCACGCTCTACATCGGCGTCTTCCGCGGCATCCCGCCGCTGGTGCAGCTCATCTTCTGGTTCAACCTGGCCTATCTGCTGCCCCGGATCTCGATCGGCGTCCCGTTCGGTCCTACCTTCGCCTCGTGGGACGCCAACCAGCTGATCACGCCGGTGACGGCCGCCGTGATCGGTCTGTCGCTCGTGGAGTCGGCGTACATGGCCGAGATCATCCGGGGCGGCCTGCTGGGAGTGGACCCCGGGCAGCGGGACGCCGCCCGCGCGATGGGATTCACACCGGGGCAGACGTTCTTCCGGGTGGTGCTGCCCCAGGCGATGCGCGTGATCATCCCGCCGGGCGGCTCCCAGTTCATCAGCGTGCTCAAGGGCACCGCGCTGGTGTCGGTGATCGCCATGGCCGACCTGCTGCATTCGGTCCAGGTCATCTACAACCGCACCTACCAGATCGTTCCCCTGCTCATCGTGGCCTGCCTGTGGTACATGGCCGTGGTCACCCTCTTCACGGTCGGACAGCGCTCGCTCGAACGCCACTTCTCCCGCGGCCACACCACCGGTGGCCGGAGCCGCCGCTCGACGCCCACCTCTGACGGAGCATCCGCATGA
- a CDS encoding transporter substrate-binding domain-containing protein, which produces MRNSHRRPRRNLYGTLATTLLLAPALTGCGASDQTSGASPSLAAAPALHNALPKSVKDSGVLAFAGDSHPPYRSVQADGSVTGIDRDLQVALGQVLGVRTEVKIVSNLPAALQGMLSGRYNAFNGPVEATAERERQFDTITWMTSRTSYVVPKDSDAHVSSAADLCGKRVAVVKASVVEGQLAKLSRYCTGHGKRAARSIGLDDTNATLLAARSGRADAAGMTQAAALDVTKAQPDTYGYVSQTEEQGATADHLALLVPKDSGLGPVLQKAFQRLFDRGEYRRIMKRWGLTDVMVDQPVLNIAGEES; this is translated from the coding sequence ATGCGTAATTCCCACCGCCGACCACGGCGGAACCTCTACGGCACGCTCGCCACCACCCTCCTCCTCGCACCGGCCCTCACCGGTTGCGGTGCGTCGGACCAGACGAGCGGCGCCTCGCCGTCCCTCGCCGCGGCACCCGCACTGCACAACGCCCTGCCGAAGTCCGTCAAGGACTCCGGTGTGCTCGCGTTCGCGGGTGACTCCCATCCGCCCTACCGCTCGGTCCAGGCCGACGGCTCCGTCACCGGTATCGACAGGGACCTCCAGGTCGCGCTCGGCCAGGTGCTCGGGGTACGCACCGAGGTCAAGATCGTCAGCAACCTTCCGGCGGCCCTCCAGGGCATGCTCAGCGGGCGCTACAACGCCTTCAACGGACCCGTGGAGGCCACCGCCGAGCGTGAGCGCCAGTTCGACACCATCACCTGGATGACCAGCCGCACGTCCTACGTCGTGCCGAAGGACTCGGACGCACACGTCTCCTCGGCCGCGGATCTGTGCGGCAAGCGGGTCGCCGTGGTCAAGGCGAGCGTCGTGGAGGGCCAGCTGGCCAAGCTGTCCCGCTACTGCACCGGCCACGGCAAGCGTGCCGCGCGGTCGATCGGGCTCGACGACACCAACGCCACGCTGCTGGCCGCGCGGTCCGGCCGCGCCGACGCCGCCGGGATGACCCAGGCCGCGGCCCTCGATGTGACCAAGGCCCAGCCGGACACGTACGGCTACGTCTCACAGACCGAGGAGCAGGGCGCCACGGCCGACCATCTCGCCCTGCTCGTGCCCAAGGACAGCGGACTCGGCCCGGTGCTCCAGAAGGCGTTCCAGCGCCTCTTCGACCGCGGCGAGTACCGGCGCATCATGAAGCGCTGGGGCCTGACGGACGTGATGGTCGACCAGCCCGTCCTCAACATCGCCGGCGAAGAGAGCTGA
- a CDS encoding PaaX family transcriptional regulator encodes MAKDRPRAELPRAQNGAEPQLLLTSLLGDFWYWRDEHIPAMALVKLLAEFDVSSDGARAAMRRLVARGLLDTSRSGRTTAYGIPARTSEVIVERTHRMLTFGASAPEWDGQWTVVAFSVPEQDRSLRTTLRSRLRVLRFAALYDGVWVSPHDLGTEARRLLGELGIDSATVLRCTAVPGGPKGGDPASAFDLTPLADGYRDFAERYEPLLDSLDAGLISPAEALRTRTELRVAWRSFPETDPDLPAELLPSAWDRPRAQRVFVQIYDRLGPLAEVRFRQILATVAPELAELVSHHDSAAIAALYASLGDRRAHGDTPFEQATQARRLAEAAHAKR; translated from the coding sequence ATGGCGAAGGACCGACCGCGGGCCGAACTGCCCCGGGCCCAGAACGGGGCGGAGCCGCAACTCCTGCTGACCTCGCTGCTGGGCGACTTCTGGTACTGGCGCGACGAACATATCCCCGCCATGGCGCTGGTCAAGCTGCTCGCCGAGTTCGATGTGAGCTCCGACGGCGCCAGGGCGGCGATGCGCCGGCTCGTCGCCCGCGGGCTGCTGGACACCTCGCGCAGCGGACGGACCACGGCGTACGGAATCCCGGCGCGGACCTCCGAGGTGATCGTCGAACGCACGCACCGGATGCTGACGTTCGGCGCCTCCGCACCGGAGTGGGACGGACAGTGGACGGTCGTCGCGTTTTCTGTCCCCGAACAGGACCGCAGTCTGCGCACCACCCTCCGGTCGCGCCTGCGGGTGCTGCGGTTCGCCGCGCTGTACGACGGCGTATGGGTCTCCCCGCACGACCTCGGCACGGAGGCACGGCGCCTGCTGGGGGAACTCGGCATCGACAGCGCGACCGTGCTGCGGTGCACCGCGGTGCCCGGCGGGCCGAAGGGGGGCGACCCCGCGTCGGCGTTCGACCTGACACCGCTGGCGGACGGCTACCGCGACTTCGCCGAGCGGTACGAGCCGCTGCTCGACAGCCTCGACGCGGGCCTCATCAGCCCGGCGGAGGCGCTGCGCACCCGCACCGAACTGCGCGTCGCCTGGCGGAGCTTCCCGGAGACCGACCCGGACCTCCCGGCCGAACTGCTGCCGTCCGCCTGGGACCGCCCCCGGGCGCAGCGGGTCTTCGTCCAGATCTACGACCGGCTGGGGCCACTCGCCGAGGTCCGGTTCCGGCAGATCCTCGCCACCGTCGCACCCGAGCTGGCCGAGCTGGTGTCGCACCACGACTCCGCCGCGATCGCCGCGCTGTACGCCTCGCTGGGCGACCGCAGGGCGCACGGCGACACCCCGTTCGAGCAGGCGACGCAGGCGCGCAGGCTGGCCGAGGCCGCCCACGCGAAGCGGTGA
- a CDS encoding PaaX family transcriptional regulator, with protein sequence MSGEPTMPRTQGGPSPQHLLVTLLGDYWLRQDGDLPSAGLIDLLAEFGISRSSARAALNRLRRRRLVDTRKAGRRTYYRLVGSVAERVADGARRIAAFGTPVEWDGTWTVVAFSVPESRRESRHLLRSRLRWCGFAPLYDAVWVSASARPEDTVALLADLDIASATVFTGTSEPELDRSPLAAWDLRGLAAVYTSFVEETEALLEAVRAGRVSPRQALVARTRLMDTYRRFPGMDPGLPSHRMPPGWPRDRACALFARAYNALGPLAEARVKQLMGVHDGAAADRARFQSVQEMLDGSD encoded by the coding sequence GTGTCCGGCGAGCCCACGATGCCGCGTACGCAGGGTGGTCCATCACCTCAGCACCTTCTGGTCACCCTGCTCGGCGACTACTGGCTCCGGCAGGACGGCGACCTCCCCTCGGCCGGTCTCATCGACCTGCTGGCCGAGTTCGGGATCAGCCGGTCGAGCGCCCGCGCCGCGCTGAACCGGCTGCGCCGCCGCCGGCTCGTCGACACCCGCAAGGCGGGCCGCCGCACGTACTACCGGCTGGTCGGATCGGTGGCGGAGCGGGTGGCGGACGGGGCCCGGCGCATCGCGGCGTTCGGTACGCCCGTGGAATGGGACGGCACGTGGACCGTGGTCGCCTTCTCCGTTCCGGAGAGCCGGCGGGAGAGCCGGCATCTGCTGAGGTCCCGGCTGCGGTGGTGCGGATTCGCCCCGCTGTACGACGCGGTGTGGGTCTCCGCGTCGGCCAGGCCCGAGGACACGGTGGCCCTGCTCGCGGACCTGGACATCGCCTCGGCCACGGTCTTCACCGGCACCAGCGAGCCGGAGCTCGACCGGTCCCCGCTGGCCGCCTGGGACCTGCGGGGCCTCGCGGCCGTGTACACGTCCTTCGTCGAGGAGACGGAAGCCCTGCTGGAGGCCGTGCGCGCGGGCCGGGTGAGCCCGCGTCAGGCGCTGGTGGCGAGAACCCGCCTGATGGACACCTACCGGCGGTTTCCCGGGATGGACCCGGGACTCCCCAGCCACCGGATGCCGCCGGGCTGGCCCCGCGACCGGGCGTGCGCGTTGTTCGCGCGGGCGTACAACGCGCTGGGGCCGCTCGCCGAGGCCCGGGTCAAGCAGCTCATGGGGGTCCATGACGGAGCGGCGGCGGACCGGGCCCGGTTCCAGTCCGTCCAGGAGATGCTCGACGGCTCGGACTGA
- a CDS encoding CapA family protein, translated as MTTILAVGDIILDEPEPDSFFEPSRRTLLSGDAVIGHVEVPHSTTTVSSSTDVPAPPADPAALGALSRAGFSVVTLAGNHIADAGPDGVLDTIRHARDHRLKTVGAGASLAEARRPAVVRAGDRTVAVLSYNCVGPKESWATSAKPGCAYLHVLTHYELDHASPGGPPKVYTFADPDSLRLMHDDIAAARRDADVVVVALHKGVGHTPALLAMYEQPVARAAIDAGADAVVAHHAHIMRGIEIYRGRPIYHGLGNFVTVTRALTPEDNDSPERREWARRRVELYGFAPDPDMPYYPFHPESRNTVIAAVDVDGEEVTAGLVPCRIDDKGRPTPVSRAEGGEEVVDYVRAISRRAGLRTRFDWRDDNLVTITPEGQP; from the coding sequence ATGACCACCATCCTCGCCGTCGGCGACATCATCCTCGACGAGCCCGAACCGGACTCCTTCTTCGAGCCGAGCCGCCGCACCCTGCTCAGCGGCGACGCCGTCATCGGCCATGTGGAGGTACCGCACTCGACCACCACCGTCAGCAGCAGCACGGACGTGCCGGCACCGCCGGCCGATCCGGCCGCGCTGGGCGCCCTGTCCCGGGCCGGGTTCTCCGTGGTGACGCTGGCCGGCAACCACATCGCCGACGCCGGTCCGGACGGTGTGCTCGACACGATCCGGCACGCCCGCGACCACCGGCTGAAGACCGTCGGGGCCGGCGCGTCACTGGCCGAGGCCCGGCGTCCGGCCGTGGTGCGGGCCGGTGACCGCACGGTGGCCGTGCTGAGTTACAACTGCGTCGGCCCGAAGGAGAGCTGGGCCACCTCCGCCAAACCGGGCTGCGCCTACCTCCACGTCCTGACCCACTACGAGCTGGACCACGCCAGCCCGGGAGGTCCCCCGAAGGTCTACACCTTCGCCGATCCCGACAGTCTCCGGCTGATGCACGACGACATCGCCGCCGCCCGGCGCGACGCCGACGTCGTGGTGGTCGCCCTGCACAAGGGGGTCGGCCATACGCCGGCGCTGCTGGCCATGTACGAACAGCCGGTCGCGCGGGCCGCGATCGACGCCGGCGCGGACGCCGTCGTCGCCCACCACGCGCACATCATGCGCGGGATCGAGATCTACCGGGGCCGGCCGATCTACCACGGGCTGGGGAACTTCGTGACGGTCACCCGTGCCCTCACCCCCGAGGACAACGACAGCCCCGAGCGCCGGGAATGGGCGCGGCGCCGCGTCGAACTCTACGGATTCGCCCCCGACCCGGACATGCCGTACTACCCGTTCCACCCCGAGTCCCGGAACACCGTCATCGCCGCCGTCGACGTCGACGGCGAGGAGGTCACGGCGGGGCTCGTGCCGTGCCGGATCGACGACAAGGGCCGCCCCACCCCGGTGTCCCGCGCCGAAGGCGGCGAGGAGGTCGTCGACTATGTGCGCGCCATCAGCCGCCGGGCCGGTCTGCGCACCCGGTTCGACTGGCGGGACGACAACCTGGTGACCATCACCCCGGAAGGACAGCCGTGA
- a CDS encoding CaiB/BaiF CoA transferase family protein, with the protein MVLDLTTALAGPYATLLLGGLGATVVKVENPRTGGDSSRNNSPYFGRAGLSVTRAAETDMSVSTMGRSRNKKSITLDLKHERGRETFLRLARNVDIVVENYAAGTADRLGIGYADVRAVNPSIIFTSISGFGADGGSGKAMDSIVQAMSGVMYSAGEPGAEPIRFGLPVGDLLAPLYAVIGTLAAKVQRDRGGVGQHVDVSMLGALTSLLSTEPFDAFARVGLPLRTGNAVPRLAPFGIFPAKDGFIALCGPTDTFARGVFRAMGQPELIDSDRFATRDQRVRHADALHDLVTAWSRTRHRTDAVAALTAEGVPAAEVLEPADALRNPAVLRRGEVVELSHPEHGSTGLMGPGVPIRFSHADARLDQPAPHLGEHTAELLDTIGGLTPEEIAELRRAGVV; encoded by the coding sequence GTGGTGCTGGATCTGACCACCGCGCTGGCCGGCCCCTACGCCACGCTGCTGCTCGGCGGCCTCGGCGCGACCGTCGTCAAGGTCGAGAACCCCAGGACGGGCGGCGACAGCTCGCGCAACAACTCCCCCTACTTCGGACGTGCCGGACTGAGCGTCACCCGCGCCGCCGAGACGGACATGTCCGTGTCCACGATGGGCCGCAGCCGGAACAAGAAGAGCATCACCCTGGACCTCAAGCACGAGCGCGGGCGGGAGACCTTTCTGCGGCTGGCCCGCAACGTCGACATCGTCGTGGAGAACTACGCGGCGGGCACGGCCGACCGGCTCGGCATCGGCTACGCCGACGTACGGGCCGTCAACCCGTCGATCATCTTCACCTCGATCAGCGGGTTCGGCGCCGACGGCGGATCGGGCAAGGCGATGGACTCCATCGTCCAGGCGATGAGCGGCGTCATGTACTCCGCGGGCGAGCCGGGCGCCGAACCGATCCGGTTCGGCCTGCCGGTGGGCGATCTGCTCGCGCCGCTGTACGCGGTCATCGGCACCCTGGCGGCCAAGGTCCAGCGCGACCGCGGCGGAGTCGGCCAGCACGTGGACGTCTCCATGCTCGGCGCGCTGACCTCCCTGCTGTCCACCGAACCCTTCGACGCCTTCGCCCGGGTCGGCCTGCCGCTGCGGACCGGTAACGCGGTGCCCCGGCTGGCGCCGTTCGGCATCTTCCCGGCCAAGGACGGATTCATCGCGCTGTGCGGGCCGACGGACACCTTCGCCCGCGGGGTGTTCCGTGCCATGGGGCAGCCGGAGCTCATCGACAGCGACCGGTTCGCCACCCGCGACCAGCGGGTGCGCCACGCGGACGCCCTGCACGACCTGGTCACCGCGTGGTCGCGGACCCGGCACCGGACGGACGCCGTCGCGGCCCTCACGGCCGAGGGCGTGCCCGCCGCCGAGGTGCTCGAACCGGCGGACGCCCTGCGCAACCCCGCGGTCCTGCGGCGCGGGGAAGTGGTGGAACTGTCCCACCCCGAGCACGGCTCCACCGGGCTGATGGGGCCGGGCGTGCCGATCCGCTTCTCGCACGCCGACGCCCGGCTCGACCAGCCCGCCCCGCATCTGGGGGAGCACACCGCGGAGCTGCTGGACACGATCGGCGGTCTGACCCCCGAGGAGATAGCGGAGCTGCGCCGGGCGGGTGTGGTGTGA